DNA from Streptomyces rishiriensis:
AGGTTCTTGGGACGATCGAAGCGCTTCTGGGCCAGGAGCCGCTCGAGCCCCGTCAGGCACCGCCGGAGCTTGTCCCGGTAGTGCTGACGATCGGACAGGTCGAACGCGCCTGCCACGACCTTTTCCCCCATCGAAGCGTCCCTCCTCGCGTGGGCGGCCCGCGATGGCGGCCGCCGGATGATCCGGTCAGGTGGGATGATGCCCAGCCGGGCCGATCGATAACGTCCCTCGCGCCGTCCGGCACCCGCTACGCTGACCGAAAAGCCATCGGCGGTGACCGCTGGCACATTCACGGGGCATGCGGCCGTAGGACCTTTCACGAAATGTGGAACTCGTGAAAAACGCCGACTGAAATACGCCGACCGCTGCAGCGGCATAAGCCGAGGTCATCGCTGCGGACCCCGTTCTGAATCGGGATGATTCCCCCCTATCGCCGACCGAATGAACCCTTGCCGAGTGTCCCGGCATCGACTAGACGAAACACAGTCTGAACACATGTCGTATAAACTCCCGGACAAGGCAGAGAAGGTTGGCGCCCGCAGTCGAAGGAGCCTGTCGTCGAAGTGACGGCAGGCCGCTCGCGCACCCCCGCACCCCCAGACTCCGGCCCCCGGCCTCTCCGACCTGTTCGAGAGCTAGCTGACAGCGCCGTCCGCCCACGCCCTCGCGCCACCGTGCCTGTCGAATGAGAGGCGACCCACCATGCCTTTGCATGTCCCCCCGGCTCCCGCGCCCGCCCTTCGCTCCGTCCTCGTGGCACTCGATTCCCCCACCGCGGTCCGCGAGGCTCGTACCCCCTCCCTGCGCACCGCTCAGGGCGACGTCACTCCCGAACTGCCGTTGCCCCTGCACGTCCTGGACCGGATCGCCCCCGACGGCGTGGCCGCGACCCGGCTGGCCGGCTGGCGCTTCCTGATCCGCTGCGGCGACCGCGCCGTGGCAGCCGCTGAGACCCGCCTCACCCCGGACGGCTGGGCGTTCTCGCACTTCTTCGAAGGCCCCTACATCGCCTCCACCGAACGCGCCCTGCGCCAGGCCGAGTCGACCGCCCAGCCGTTCCAGGCGCGGCTGCTGTCGATCCCGGGGCTCTACATGCTCACCCTCTGGCTGCACGGGGACAGCACCTCGGACGGCACCACGGGCAGGCCCGCCCCGACCGATCTGCTGGTGCCACTGGCACCGGCGCCGCCCGGGATCGCCGCACACCGCGCCCACCGGGTCGCCGAGTTGCTCCCGCTGCTGACCCTGCGGGTGACACCGGCGGCGCCACCGCTGCTCGGTTCACCTGCCTGACCGCTCGGCCCGCCTACCCCGCACCCCGTCACCGCGGCCCCGGTGTCGGGGTGCGGCGCGGCCGGATGACCCGAGGGGCCTCCCGGGGACCCTCCGGACTAGCCCCATCCGGCCACGCAGAACCACCCGAAGTGACAGTGCGGTTGAGATGAACCGCCCGCGCGGGTGATGCGTCATGAACCTGTGAGAAGCGGTGACGCGAAATCCCTGCGGATCGACCTCCGTGGGGCAACACTGGGTCCCGACGGACTTATCACAACGGGGGGCGGCCATGAACGACGTTTCACGCCGCGGAACAGACACCACATCCATCTCAGACCTCACGCCAGAGCGGAAGTTCCCAGCCATGTGCCAGCACCAGCCACCGTGTCCGACAGCGACCTCAGCCGACCGGGAGTCCGCACGCCTCATGGCGCACCACCCGGAGCAGGGCTGGAGCCTGCTGTGCAACGGCGTCCTGCTCTTCGAGGACACCGGTGAGCTCCTGCCGGACGGCCGGGTCATCGCCCCCCACCGGGTCGTGACCGCCGCCTGAGCACCGGCCGGACGGCGCGGGACCGCCGTCCGCAGACATGAGGGGCCGGCCCGCGAACCACGCGAACCGGCCCCGACGCGCGTTCACACCCCCTCACTCCCCGTAGCCGCCCGGTCTCGGCGCGGTGCGTCCCTCTGAGTGTCTTCCCACGGCAGCACCTGTTCCGGAAGACTCCTGGAAGTTTCGGCGCAGCGTCCGGAACCATGCGACGGAGGTGGGGAAGTGAATGCGGACGACACCGTGCCCGCGACCCGGGCCAGAATCACGATCACGGAGATCGCCCGCCGGGCCGGCGTCTCGGTGCCGACCGTGTCCCGGGTCGTCAACGGCCGCTCCGACGTCTCGCCGGGAACCCGGGCCAGGGTCGAGGACCTGCTGCGGCTGCACGGCTACCGCAAGCGCCCCGCCGCCTCCCGCACCCGGGCCGCGCTGCTGGACCTGGTCTTCAACGACCTGGACAGCCCCTGGGCGGTGGAGATCATCCGCGGCGTCGAGGAGGTCGCCCACGCGGCCGGGGTGGGCACCGTGGTGTCGGCGATCCACGGCCGCTCGGGCGACGCCCGCGAGTGGATGCGCAACCTGCGCGCCCGGGCCTCCGACGGCGTCATCCTCGTCACCTCGGCCCTCGAACCCACCCTGCACGAGCAGTTGCGCATCCTGGGCGTCCCGCTGGTGGTCGTCGATCCGATGGGCTCGCCCGCCGTCGAGACCCCGACCATCGGCGCAGCCAACTGGGCGGGCGGCCTGGCGGCCACCGAGCATCTGCTGTCGCTGGGCCACCGAAGGATCGGTCTGATAGCCGGCCCGCCCCGGCTGCTGTGCTCCCGCGCCCGCTACGACGGCTACCGGGCCGCTCTGGAGGCGGCCGGCCTCGCCGTCGACGAGACCCTCGTCGTCCCCGGCGACTTCCGCCCCGAGTCGGGCTTCACCGGCTGCACCGCCCTGCTCGGTCTGGCCGAACCGCCGACCGCCGTGTTCGCGGCCAGCGACCAGATGGCGCTCGGCGCGATCGAGGCGCTGCGCCGGCGCGGCCTGCGGGCCCCGGAGGACATGAGCGTGGTCGGCTTCGACGACCTTCCCGAAGTCCGCTGGTCCGCCCCGCCGTTGACGACCGTCCGCCAGCCCCTCGCCGACATGGGCAAACTCGCCGCACGCACCGTCCTGAGCCTGGCCCGCGGCGAGCGCCCCGACTCGCCGCGGGTGGAACTGGGCACGGAGCTGGTGGTCCGCTCGAGCACCGCGCCGCCGCGCGTCGCTAGCTGAGCGCCTCCCGGATCGCCCGGTAGGCCGGCTTCGGCGCGAGCTGCTCGTCCCAGGGCAGCGCCGCGCCCTCGCCGGGGAAGAACGCCGGGATCCATGAGTACTTGTCGGTGTAGTCCCAGACGGTGATGCCGACGCAGCGCCGCACCGCGAGGCAGGCCTCGGTCATGTCCCGGTACCAGTCGGCCTGTTGGGCCAGCTTCTCGTCGGTCGCGGGCAGCAGCATCCGTACGTCGACCTCGGTGAGCGCGGTGTCCAGGCCGAGCCGGGAGAAGCGGCGGAGGTTGTCCTCCAGGCTCGTCGGATAGCCGTACTGGAGGGCGAGATGCGCCTGGAGGCCGATGCCGTCGAGCGGGACCTTCTGGGCCTTCAGTTCCCTGGCGAGGGCGTGGTAGGCGTCGCTCTTCGGGCCCACGGCCTCGATGTTGTAGTCGTTGAGGTACAGCTTCGCCTTCGGGTCGGCCTGGTGGGCCCAGCGCAGGGCGTCGGCGATGTAACCGGGGCCGAGGGTCTTGTAGAAGACGGTCTCACGGTAGGTGCCGTCCTCGTTGAAGGCCTCGTTGACCACGTCCCAGGCGTAGACCTTGCCCCGGTAGTGGCGTACCTCGGTCTGGATGTGGTTCTTCAGGACGGCCCGCAGCTCGTCCGCCGTCCACTCCTTGCCGGTCAGCCAGCCGGGGAGCTGACTGTGCCAGACGAGGGTGTGGGCGCGGACCTTCTGGTGGTTCGCGCGCGCGAGGCCGACGATCTCGTCGCCGGCCGTCCAGTCGAAGACCCCCTGCTGCGGCTCGGTGGCGTACCACTTCATGCCGTTGCCCGGGGTGATCATGTCGAACTGCTCGCCGAGGATCTTCGTATAGGCGGTGTCGGTGAGTTCCGGGTTGTCGGTGGCGCTGCCGAAGTAGCGGCCGTGGCGCTGCGCGAGGTCGGCGAGGGTCGTGCGCGGTTCTCCGCGCGCCGGGCCCTCGTGCGCCTGGGCGGCAGGTCCGGTGGCGACACCGGAGGCGACGAGGACGGCTGCGAGGGCGCCGGCGAGTCTGAGCCGGGTGCGGGCGGCGGTGCTGGGCATGGTGCGACTCCTCACGGTAGGGGTGAGCCGTACGAATCCGCGGGCGCGCGTCATCCCTTCGTGGCGCCGGCGGTGAGGCCGCCGACGAGCTGGCGCTCGGCGACGGAGTAGAACGCCAGGGCGGGCACCATGGCGAGCACGAGATAGGCGAAGACGCGCGCGTACTCCGCGGAGTACTGGCCCTGGAACTGCTGGACGCCGATCGGGACGGTCCACCAGGTGGGCTCGTTGAAGACCAGCAGCGGCAGCAGGAAGTTGTTCCAGCTGCCGACCACGGCGAGCACGGACACCGTGCCGAGGGCGGGCCTCGCCATGGGCAGCAGGATCCGCCAGAAGAACTTCAGCGGCCCGCAGCCGTCGAGGGTGGCCGCCTCCTCCAGCTCGGCGGGGATCTCGCGGAAGAACCCGCGCAGGACGACGATGGTCATCGGCAGCCCGAAGGCGGCCTGCGGCAGGATCACTCCGAGCGGGTTGTCCAGCAGGCCGATCGAGCGCAGCAGCAGGAACAGGGGCAGCGCCGCCACCGCGAAGGGGAACATCAGCCCCATCGTGAAGAGGGTGAACAGCACCTCCCGGCCGCGGAAGGCGAACCGGGCGAAGGAGAACGCGGCGAGCGCGGAGACCGCGACGACGACCACGGTCGTACCGACCGCGATGATCGTGCTGCTGCCGACGAGCTGCCAGAAGGAGCCGGAGCCGAGGATGTCCGTGTAGTTGGAGGTGACCCAGGGATCGGGCAGGCCGATGGGGTTGCGCGAGAGCTGGTCGGTGGACTTGAAGCCGGACAGCACGGCGTAGAGGAGGGGTACGGCCATCACCGCGCCGACGATTCCGAGGACCAGGTGCAGGGGATACGTCCGTCCGGTCCTGCGGGTGCTGCTGCCGGTCTCGCGGGTTTTCACGCGCCGCCTCCTCGCATGGTCGTGGTGGCGCCCTGAAGATCCCGGCGGAGCACGAACCGCTGGTAGGCGAGGGCGAAGACGAGACTGATGCCGAACATCGCCACGCTGATCGCGCTGGCGTAACCGACCTGGTAGCGCTTGAAGCCGTACTGGAACATGGTCACGGCCATCGTCTCGGAGTGGTGGTCGGGACCGCCCGCGGTGACCACCCACACCAGGTCGAAGAGCTGGATCGAGCCGATGACCGACAGGAAGACGCTGATCCGCAGGGTCGGCGCCAGCAGCGGCAGCGTGACGTTGCGGAAGCGCTGCCAGGGACCCGCCCCGTCGATCAGGGCGGCCTCCGTCAGCTCCGCCGGGATGGACTGGAGCCCGGCCAGGTAGAGCATCATGTGGAAGCCGAAGTACTTCCACGTCATGACCAGGAAGAGGGTGGCCATGACGGTGGACGGGTCGGCGAACCACTGACCGCCCACCCCGTCCAGACCGACCGCCCCCAGCACATGGTCGGCGAGACCGTCGTCCGGGGCGAAGATCATGCTGAAGAGCACGCCGGTGATCGCCTCGGAGAGGATGTACGGCGCGAAGAACAGCATCCGGTACACCGCCCGGCCGCGGATCTTCTGGTTGAGCGCGACCGCGAGCGCGAGCGCGAACGGCAGCTGGAGGACGAGCGAGAGCCCCACCAGCAGCAGACAGCGCCACAGGTCGCCCAGGAACACCGGGTCCTGGAAGAGCCGGGTGAAGTTGTCGCCGCCGATGTAGTCGTCGGGCATGCCGAAGCCGCCCCAGCGGAAGAACGAGGCGTACAGCGCGAACAGCATCGGCAGCAGCACGAGCGTGCCGAACAGCACCAGTGCGGGCACCTGGAAGCCGACGGCGGTGAGCCAGTGCCGCGCCCGCCGCCGCGCCCTGCCCCGGCCCGGGCCGGGAGACGGAGGCGGCGGGCCGACGTCCGGGCCGCTGCGCTTGTCCGGAAGGAAAGTGGAGGTCATCGCCGGCTACTGCTCTTCCTTCGCGACCTTGGTGATCGACTCGGTGACCTGCTGAGGCGACTTGGACCCGGCGACGAGGGCGGCGACGCTGTCGTTGACCTCCTGGCCGAGGGCCGGCGCGTAGGCCTGGTCGAGGTAGAGCTGGAAGCCGGTGGCGGCCTTCAGCTGGGCCTGTACGGCCTTGATGTTGGGGTCGGTCATGGCGCTCTCGGCGGCCGGCACGACGGGCAGCACCCCGGTCTTCTTGACCAGTTCGGTGTCCGTGGCGGCGCTGGCGAAGAACTTCAGGAAGTCGACGGCGGCCTGGGGGGCGTCCTTGCGCAGGGCGTGCCCGCCTCCTCCCCCGAACACCTCGGTGATCACGCCCTTGCCGCCGTCGACCGCCGGGAACGGGAAGAAGCCGAGGTTCGCCCCGAGCCCCTTGCCCGCGTCGGCCTCCACCACCGGCGCCCACTGGCCCATCAGTTCCATCGCCGCCTTGCCGTTGCCGACGGCCGCGGCCTGGCCGGTGGGGCTGGAGTAGGCGGCGCCGAGGAAGCCCTTCTGGAACGGCTGGAGATCGACGAGGTCCTGGAGGTGCTGCCCGGCCTGGACGAACCCGTCCCCGGTGAAGTCCTTGTCGTCACCCGCCTCGCGCAGGGCGTCGACACCGGCGGTGCGCATCGCGAGATACGCCCAGTAGTACATGCCGGGCCACTTCTCCTTGCCCGCCAGCGCGAGCGGGGTGATCCCGGCGGACTTGAGCTTGCGCACCGCATCGAGGAAGCCGCTCCAGGTGGTGGGGGGCGCGCTGACGCCGGCCTGCTTGAAGAGGGCCTTGTTGTACCAGAACCCGATCATGCCGATGTCGAACGGGATGCCGTACGCCTTCTCGTCGAGGAGGTAGGGCTGGCGGGAGACCGGGAGCAGGCCGTCGTGCCACTCCTTCGTCCTCTCGGTGAGGTCCTCGACGAGGCCGGCGTCGACCTGCTGCCTGAGGACACCCCCGCCCCAGGTGTGGAAGATGTCGGGCAGCTTCCCGGAGGCGGTCAGCGCCGTCATCTTCGACTTGTAGGCGTCGTTCTCCAACTGCACGATCTTGATCTTCACCTTGGGGTTCTGGGCCTCGAACTGCTTGGCGAGACCAGCCCAGACGTCCTTGGTCGGCTGGGTGGTGGAGATGTTCCACCACTCGATGGTGGTCGTCCCCGACGACCCTCCGTCCGAGTCGCCGCCGCAGGCGCTCAGTGCCGTCATGCTCAGACCGGCCGCGGCGGAGGCCGCCAGAAAGCCGCGGCGGGAGAGTGCCGGGTCGCCCATCATGCGCTCCTTGATAGATCGAAAGTTTCGAACCAGATCCAGAAAGCTTCGCTGCTGCCGCACCCTAGAGACACCCTCCGACGGGTGGCAACCCCTTGAACACAGGGAATCCGGGGGTCTGTTCGCAAAAGAAGGCCCAGCGAGCCGCTTAGAGGCATCGAAACATTCGAATTATTCGGCGAACATTACGAAGCCGACAGGGACGACGGCTTCCCGGCCAGGGCGGACCCAGCGGTACGTCACGCTGCGTGCCCGCCCCGTGACCAGTCTTAACGGAAGCTTGACGCCGTCCGGCCCATGATCCAGGGGCCTGGGCGTCACTCTCCGCTTACGCTGATCCCGCCGTCCGCGTGATGGCCGAAACCACACGCCGATCCGCAGACCAGGAGCACTCCCATGGCCACCACCGAGCACTCTTCCCCCGGTCGCCTGCGCTCCTGGATGCTCGAGGGTCTGTCCGACATGGGCAAGGGCCACGCTCACGGGAAGGCTCCGGACACCGCCACCGCACCCGAGCACAAGGGCCAGCGCTGGTACCGGGTGATGTGCCTGACCGGTGTCGACTACTTCTCGACCCTCGGCTACCAGCCGGGCATCGCCGCCCTCGCGGCCGGTCTGCTCTCCCCGGTGGCGACGATCGTGCTGGTGATCGTCACCCTCGCGGGCGCTCTGCCCGTCTACCGGCGTGTCGCCGAGGAGAGTCCGCACGGCGAGGGCTCGATCGCGATGCTGGAACGGCTGCTGTCCTTCTGGAAGGGCAAGCTGTTCGTCCTGACCCTGCTGGGGTTCGCCGCCACCGACTTCCTGATCACGATCACCCTGTCCGCGGCGGACGCCTCGACCCACCTGGTCGAGAACCCGCACCTGACCAGCGCCCTGCACGACCGGCAGATGGTGATCACGCTCGTCCTCGTCGCCCTGCTCGGCGCCGTGTTCCTCAAGGGCTTCCTGGAGGCCATCGGTGTCGCGGTCGCGCTGGTCGTCGTCTATCTCGGCCTGAACGTCGTCGTGGTGGCCGTCGGTCTGTGGCACGTGGTCACCGAGGGCCACGTGGTCACCGACTGGGCCGACGCGCTGACCGCCGAGCACGGCAACGTGTTCGCGATGATCGGTGTCTCCCTGCTGGTCTTCCCCAAGCTCGCGCTGGGCCTGTCCGGCTTCGAGACCGGCGTCGCGGTCATGCCGCACGTGCAGGGCGACCCGGACGACACCGCGGAGAACCCCGAGGGCCGCATCCGGGGCACGAAGAAGCTGCTGACCACCGCCGCCCTGATCATGAGCGTCTTCCTCATCGCCACCAGCTTCATCACCACCGTGCTGATCCCGGAGAAGGAGTTCGAGTCCGGCGGCCAGGCCAACGGACGCGCCCTCGCCTACCTGTCCCACGAGTACCTGGGCAACGCCTTCGGCACGGTATACGACGTGTCGACGATCGCCATCCTGTGGTTCGCCGGCGCCTCCGCGATGGCCGGGCTGCTCAACCTGATGCCCCGCTACCTCCCCCGCTACGGCATGGCGCCGCACTGGGCGCGCGCCGTCCGCCCCATGGTCATCGTCTTCACCCTGGTCGCCTTCCTGGTCACCTGGATCTTCGACGCCGACGTCGACGCGCAGGGCGGCGCCTACGCCACCGGCGTCCTGGTCCTCATGTCCTCGGCGGCGATCGCGGTGACCATCGCCGCCCGCCGCGCCCGGCAGCGGGGCTGGACCGTCGGCTTCACCGTGGTCTCGGCGGTGCTGCTCTACGTGACGGTCGTGAACGTCATCGAGCGCCCGGACGGCGTGAAGATCGGCGCCTGCTTCATCGCCGGCATCATCCTGGTCTCGCTGCTGTCCCGGCTGGCCCGGGCCTTCGAGCTCCGCGTGACCAGCGTGACGCTGGACGACATGGCGGAACGTTTCATCCGGGACATGGCCAGCCGCAAGATACGGTTCATCGCCAACGAGCCCGACCAGCGCGACAGGGCCGAGTACCGCGACAAGATCGAACAGATCCGGCGCGACAACGACATTCCGGGGGAGGACTTCGTCTTCGTCGAGGTCACCGTCGTCGACCCCTCCGAGTTCGAGTCGGGCCTGACCGTACGCGGCGAGGTCCTGCACCACCGCTACCGCGTCCTGACCCTGGAGTCCTCCTCCGTCTCCAACGCCCTGGCCGCGCTGCTGCTGCACACCAGGGACTCCACCGGGTGCCTCCCGCACATCTACTTCGAGTGGACCGAGGGCAACCCCTTCGCCAACTTCCTGCGCTTCTTCCTCTTCGGCCAGGGCGAGGTCGCCCCGGTCACCCGGGAGGTCCTGCGCGAGGCCGAACCGGACCGCGACCGCCGCCCCCGCGTCCACACGGGCTGACCCGACCCGGCGTCCACACGGGCTGCCCCGCCCCGGCGCGAGCACCGCATCGTCAGCTGCGGCCGGCGGCCCGCACCGGCACCGGCCCGCCCGCCCTGGCCGCCTGTGCCCGGGCCACCCGCCAACCCGTCCGCCGCCACGAACGCGCACGGCCCGGTGAACCGGTCCAAGCCACCGGAGGGCTCGCGGTTCTGCGAGCTGGAGCGGCTGCGCCGGCCGCCGACGAGGACGACGAGGACGGCGTTCGCCCGCGCGCTGGAGCGGGTGGACGAGATCGGGCGTACCGGCTGGGGCGGCTGAGGCTGTCGCAGATCCCGCCGAACCGGATGGCGGCGCCGGCCCGGTACGCGCTGGGGTCGAAGGCGCCCTGCCGGAGCAGGCGGCGGAACCGAAGCGTACGGCCGATGCTCACCGCAGGCTCGCGTGGCGCGAGGCGGTGGACGCCCACTCTGACCTGCCGCAGGGCGCGGTGGACCGGGACGCGTACGTGGTGTGCGTGCTGGAGCAGCCGCACCGGGCCCTGAACTACCGCGACGTCTTCGCCTCGCCCTCGCACCGCTGGCCCAACCCCGCGCGCCCGCCTGCTGGAGGGCCGACTGGGAGTCGGTGTGCGAGGACGTCCCGGCAGCCCTGAGCCTGGACGTGCCCGTCGAGGAGCATCTGGCGGAGCTGGTGCGGGGCCTGGACGCGGGGTGGAAGCAGCCAGCGAGCGTCTTGAGGAGGCGGGGCCGGCGGCGGAGGCGGGGGCCGGCGGCGGGTGTCTCCGTCGAGGTGCACCCTGAAGCGCCAGAGCTGGACGAGGATGAGGACGAGTCGGTCGGCTCGAAGTGAGTCGGGGCCGTCACTGCCTGCTTCCCTACCGGCCGTCGCCCGGCGTCACAGGAGGGCGCCGCCGGAGACCTCGATGCGCTGGGCGGTGACCCAGCGCAGTCCCTCGGAGGCCAGCGTAGCGATGGCGTCGCCGATCTCCTCGGGTTCGCCGACGCGGCCGAGCGCGGTCTGTCCGGCCAGAACCTGACGCATTCCGGCGTCGTCCCGCATCGCTCCGCCGTTGAAGTCGGTGGCGGTCGGCCCCGGGGCGATGGAGTTGACCCGGATGCCGCGAGGCCCCAGTTCTGCGGCGAGGGTACGGCTCAGAGCTTCGACGGCGGCCTTCGAAGCGGAGTAGGCCGAGGTGGCGGGGCTGGTGTGGCGGGTCAGTGACGTCGAGACGTTGATGACCTGGCCGCCCTGGGCCAGCAGCGGCACGAGCGACTGGATGAGGAAGAACGTGCCCCGGACGTTGGTGTCCATCACGGTGTCGAAGTCGTCGATCGTGACAGTCTCCAGCGGCCCGAAGACTCCCACTCCCGCGTTGTTGACCAGGATGTCGAGCCGCGAAGTACCCCAGCGCTCCAGCTGGGCGCCCAGTTCGGAGGTGAAGGACGCGAAGGAGGAGACGTCGCTGATGTCGAGCCGGAGAACCGCGGCAGTCCCACCCACGGCCTGCACCTGTTCCACCGTCTTCT
Protein-coding regions in this window:
- a CDS encoding DUF5999 family protein — protein: MCQHQPPCPTATSADRESARLMAHHPEQGWSLLCNGVLLFEDTGELLPDGRVIAPHRVVTAA
- a CDS encoding LacI family DNA-binding transcriptional regulator; the encoded protein is MNADDTVPATRARITITEIARRAGVSVPTVSRVVNGRSDVSPGTRARVEDLLRLHGYRKRPAASRTRAALLDLVFNDLDSPWAVEIIRGVEEVAHAAGVGTVVSAIHGRSGDAREWMRNLRARASDGVILVTSALEPTLHEQLRILGVPLVVVDPMGSPAVETPTIGAANWAGGLAATEHLLSLGHRRIGLIAGPPRLLCSRARYDGYRAALEAAGLAVDETLVVPGDFRPESGFTGCTALLGLAEPPTAVFAASDQMALGAIEALRRRGLRAPEDMSVVGFDDLPEVRWSAPPLTTVRQPLADMGKLAARTVLSLARGERPDSPRVELGTELVVRSSTAPPRVAS
- a CDS encoding endo-1,4-beta-xylanase; the encoded protein is MPSTAARTRLRLAGALAAVLVASGVATGPAAQAHEGPARGEPRTTLADLAQRHGRYFGSATDNPELTDTAYTKILGEQFDMITPGNGMKWYATEPQQGVFDWTAGDEIVGLARANHQKVRAHTLVWHSQLPGWLTGKEWTADELRAVLKNHIQTEVRHYRGKVYAWDVVNEAFNEDGTYRETVFYKTLGPGYIADALRWAHQADPKAKLYLNDYNIEAVGPKSDAYHALARELKAQKVPLDGIGLQAHLALQYGYPTSLEDNLRRFSRLGLDTALTEVDVRMLLPATDEKLAQQADWYRDMTEACLAVRRCVGITVWDYTDKYSWIPAFFPGEGAALPWDEQLAPKPAYRAIREALS
- a CDS encoding carbohydrate ABC transporter permease → MAVPLLYAVLSGFKSTDQLSRNPIGLPDPWVTSNYTDILGSGSFWQLVGSSTIIAVGTTVVVVAVSALAAFSFARFAFRGREVLFTLFTMGLMFPFAVAALPLFLLLRSIGLLDNPLGVILPQAAFGLPMTIVVLRGFFREIPAELEEAATLDGCGPLKFFWRILLPMARPALGTVSVLAVVGSWNNFLLPLLVFNEPTWWTVPIGVQQFQGQYSAEYARVFAYLVLAMVPALAFYSVAERQLVGGLTAGATKG
- a CDS encoding carbohydrate ABC transporter permease → MTSTFLPDKRSGPDVGPPPPSPGPGRGRARRRARHWLTAVGFQVPALVLFGTLVLLPMLFALYASFFRWGGFGMPDDYIGGDNFTRLFQDPVFLGDLWRCLLLVGLSLVLQLPFALALAVALNQKIRGRAVYRMLFFAPYILSEAITGVLFSMIFAPDDGLADHVLGAVGLDGVGGQWFADPSTVMATLFLVMTWKYFGFHMMLYLAGLQSIPAELTEAALIDGAGPWQRFRNVTLPLLAPTLRISVFLSVIGSIQLFDLVWVVTAGGPDHHSETMAVTMFQYGFKRYQVGYASAISVAMFGISLVFALAYQRFVLRRDLQGATTTMRGGGA
- a CDS encoding extracellular solute-binding protein; the encoded protein is MGDPALSRRGFLAASAAAGLSMTALSACGGDSDGGSSGTTTIEWWNISTTQPTKDVWAGLAKQFEAQNPKVKIKIVQLENDAYKSKMTALTASGKLPDIFHTWGGGVLRQQVDAGLVEDLTERTKEWHDGLLPVSRQPYLLDEKAYGIPFDIGMIGFWYNKALFKQAGVSAPPTTWSGFLDAVRKLKSAGITPLALAGKEKWPGMYYWAYLAMRTAGVDALREAGDDKDFTGDGFVQAGQHLQDLVDLQPFQKGFLGAAYSSPTGQAAAVGNGKAAMELMGQWAPVVEADAGKGLGANLGFFPFPAVDGGKGVITEVFGGGGGHALRKDAPQAAVDFLKFFASAATDTELVKKTGVLPVVPAAESAMTDPNIKAVQAQLKAATGFQLYLDQAYAPALGQEVNDSVAALVAGSKSPQQVTESITKVAKEEQ
- a CDS encoding amino acid transporter translates to MATTEHSSPGRLRSWMLEGLSDMGKGHAHGKAPDTATAPEHKGQRWYRVMCLTGVDYFSTLGYQPGIAALAAGLLSPVATIVLVIVTLAGALPVYRRVAEESPHGEGSIAMLERLLSFWKGKLFVLTLLGFAATDFLITITLSAADASTHLVENPHLTSALHDRQMVITLVLVALLGAVFLKGFLEAIGVAVALVVVYLGLNVVVVAVGLWHVVTEGHVVTDWADALTAEHGNVFAMIGVSLLVFPKLALGLSGFETGVAVMPHVQGDPDDTAENPEGRIRGTKKLLTTAALIMSVFLIATSFITTVLIPEKEFESGGQANGRALAYLSHEYLGNAFGTVYDVSTIAILWFAGASAMAGLLNLMPRYLPRYGMAPHWARAVRPMVIVFTLVAFLVTWIFDADVDAQGGAYATGVLVLMSSAAIAVTIAARRARQRGWTVGFTVVSAVLLYVTVVNVIERPDGVKIGACFIAGIILVSLLSRLARAFELRVTSVTLDDMAERFIRDMASRKIRFIANEPDQRDRAEYRDKIEQIRRDNDIPGEDFVFVEVTVVDPSEFESGLTVRGEVLHHRYRVLTLESSSVSNALAALLLHTRDSTGCLPHIYFEWTEGNPFANFLRFFLFGQGEVAPVTREVLREAEPDRDRRPRVHTG
- a CDS encoding SDR family NAD(P)-dependent oxidoreductase, which translates into the protein MTIDKIALVTGANRGLGRSAAIALATRGVRVVVTHRGDAAGAEKTVEQVQAVGGTAAVLRLDISDVSSFASFTSELGAQLERWGTSRLDILVNNAGVGVFGPLETVTIDDFDTVMDTNVRGTFFLIQSLVPLLAQGGQVINVSTSLTRHTSPATSAYSASKAAVEALSRTLAAELGPRGIRVNSIAPGPTATDFNGGAMRDDAGMRQVLAGQTALGRVGEPEEIGDAIATLASEGLRWVTAQRIEVSGGALL